The following are encoded together in the Streptomyces asoensis genome:
- a CDS encoding sensor histidine kinase, translating into MRWALVKVCLAVTTMVVIAFAVPLGLVVKEMARDRAFSNAEREAAVVVPALSITTDRDQLERVVAAAGSDDGMAVHLPAGEGRAAVDLGRQRAAAADIAAVRRLGRASTAQVPGGSALLQPVALSLGTAVVEVYVPESEVSNGVGTAWAVLAAVGAALVVGSVAVADRLGVRMVQPAKRLVEGAHELGEGQLGARVPEEGPSELRLAAVAFNSMADQVVQLLANERELAADLSHRLRTPLTVLRLNAASLGGSAAAEQTRTAVAQLEREVDTIIRTAREAKPQTAAAGPGAGCDAAEVVRERMAFWSALAEDEGRKVRTAGVDRPVRIPVTRTDLAAALDALLGNVFRHTPEGTAFAVDVHDSEDAVIVLVSDAGPGIPDPEAAMARGRGSGAAGSTGLGLDIVRRLAESTGGDVRIGSSVLGGTEVRIWIQLNGREPVRGGHRGSVRRRRRAARRS; encoded by the coding sequence ATGAGATGGGCACTGGTCAAGGTCTGCCTGGCGGTCACCACGATGGTCGTGATCGCCTTCGCGGTCCCGCTCGGCCTGGTCGTCAAGGAGATGGCCCGCGACCGCGCGTTCTCCAACGCCGAGCGGGAGGCCGCGGTCGTGGTCCCGGCGCTGTCCATCACGACCGACCGCGACCAGCTGGAGCGCGTCGTCGCCGCGGCGGGTTCCGACGACGGCATGGCGGTCCACCTCCCGGCGGGCGAGGGCCGGGCCGCCGTCGACCTCGGCCGGCAGCGCGCGGCGGCCGCCGACATCGCGGCCGTGCGCCGGCTCGGCCGGGCCTCCACCGCGCAGGTGCCCGGCGGCTCCGCGCTGCTCCAGCCCGTCGCGCTGAGCCTGGGGACCGCGGTGGTCGAGGTGTACGTGCCCGAGTCCGAGGTGAGCAACGGCGTCGGCACGGCCTGGGCGGTGCTCGCGGCGGTGGGGGCCGCGCTGGTCGTCGGTTCGGTCGCCGTCGCCGACCGGCTGGGCGTACGGATGGTGCAACCGGCGAAACGGCTGGTCGAGGGTGCGCACGAGCTGGGGGAGGGGCAGCTCGGGGCGAGGGTCCCCGAGGAGGGACCGAGCGAACTGCGGCTCGCGGCGGTGGCGTTCAACTCGATGGCCGACCAGGTCGTCCAGCTGCTGGCCAACGAGCGGGAGCTGGCGGCGGACCTGTCCCACCGGCTGCGTACCCCGCTGACGGTGCTGCGTCTGAACGCGGCCTCCCTCGGCGGGTCCGCCGCGGCCGAGCAGACGAGGACCGCGGTCGCCCAGCTGGAGCGGGAGGTGGACACGATCATCCGGACGGCGCGGGAGGCCAAACCGCAGACGGCCGCCGCCGGTCCGGGCGCGGGCTGCGACGCGGCGGAGGTGGTCCGCGAGCGGATGGCGTTCTGGTCGGCGCTCGCGGAGGACGAGGGCCGCAAGGTGCGCACGGCCGGGGTGGACCGCCCGGTGCGGATACCCGTGACCCGCACCGACCTCGCCGCCGCCCTGGACGCCCTGCTCGGCAACGTCTTCCGGCACACGCCCGAGGGCACGGCCTTCGCGGTCGACGTCCACGACAGCGAGGACGCGGTGATCGTGCTGGTCTCGGACGCGGGGCCGGGCATCCCCGACCCGGAGGCGGCGATGGCCCGCGGCCGCGGCTCGGGCGCCGCGGGCTCGACCGGTCTCGGCCTGGACATCGTGCGCCGGCTCGCCGAGTCGACCGGTGGTGACGTGCGGATCGGCTCCTCGGTCCTGGGGGGTACCGAGGTGCGGATCTGGATCCAGCTGAACGGCCGGGAACCGGTGCGGGGCGGCCACCGGGGCAGCGTCCGCCGGCGCAGGCGGGCCGCCCGCCGCTCCTGA
- a CDS encoding spermidine synthase produces the protein MGKSRNTRRERDADAVVETVDGGLAQLVPDRDRARAWTLLIDGAPQSHVDLDDPGHLSFEYQRRLGHVIDLVAPAGRPLHAVHLGGGAFTLARYVAATRPRSTQQIVERDAALVRLVRRELPLDPGARIRVRSLDAREGLAKVPDAWADLVVADVFSGARTPAHLTSTEFLDEVRRALRPGGVYAANIADGPPLAHLRGQIATAAARFAELALVADPTVLRGKRFGNAVLVACDLPLPAAELTRRAASDPHPGRVEHGRALRDFTGGAAVVADASAVASPAPPPSVFR, from the coding sequence ATGGGAAAGTCCAGGAACACCCGGCGCGAGCGGGACGCCGACGCCGTCGTCGAGACCGTCGACGGCGGGCTCGCCCAGCTCGTCCCCGACCGGGACCGGGCGCGGGCCTGGACGCTGCTCATCGACGGCGCCCCCCAGTCGCACGTCGACCTCGACGACCCCGGGCACCTCTCCTTCGAGTACCAGCGGCGCCTGGGTCATGTCATCGACCTCGTCGCCCCGGCCGGCCGGCCGCTGCACGCCGTGCACCTCGGCGGCGGCGCGTTCACCCTCGCCCGCTACGTCGCCGCAACCCGCCCCCGCTCCACCCAGCAGATCGTCGAACGGGACGCCGCTCTCGTCCGGTTGGTCCGCCGGGAACTGCCGCTGGATCCCGGGGCGCGGATCAGGGTGAGGTCCCTCGACGCACGCGAGGGGCTCGCCAAGGTGCCCGACGCGTGGGCCGATCTCGTCGTGGCCGACGTGTTCAGCGGCGCCCGCACCCCCGCCCACCTCACCTCGACCGAGTTCCTCGACGAGGTCCGCAGGGCGCTGCGGCCCGGCGGGGTCTACGCCGCCAACATCGCCGACGGCCCGCCGCTCGCGCATCTGCGCGGCCAGATCGCCACCGCCGCCGCCCGGTTCGCCGAACTGGCGCTGGTCGCGGACCCGACCGTGCTGCGCGGCAAGCGGTTCGGCAACGCCGTGCTCGTCGCCTGCGATCTGCCGCTGCCGGCCGCGGAACTGACCCGCCGGGCCGCCTCCGACCCGCATCCCGGCCGGGTCGAGCACGGCCGGGCGCTCAGGGACTTCACCGGGGGCGCGGCGGTGGTCGCGGACGCTTCGGCGGTGGCCTCACCCGCACCGCCGCCCTCGGTCTTCCGCTGA
- a CDS encoding response regulator transcription factor — translation MASVLVVEDDQFVRSALIRQLTDASHLVRSVGTALEALREVAHFRFDVVILDLGLPDLDGSEALKMLRGITDVPVIIATARDDEAEIVRLLNAGADDYLTKPFSVEHLSARMAAVLRRARSAAAEPSPSSVIRVGGLTVDPLRRQAELDGARLDLTRREFDLLAFLAGRPGVVVPRRELLAEVWQQSYGDDQTIDVHLSWLRRKLGETAARPRYLHTLRGVGVKLEPPAAQPGGTEPLR, via the coding sequence ATGGCAAGTGTGCTCGTGGTCGAGGACGACCAGTTCGTCCGCTCGGCGCTCATCCGGCAGCTGACCGACGCCTCGCATCTCGTGCGCAGCGTCGGCACGGCGCTGGAGGCGCTGCGCGAGGTCGCCCATTTCCGCTTCGACGTGGTCATCCTGGACCTCGGCCTGCCCGATCTGGACGGCTCCGAGGCGCTGAAGATGCTCCGCGGCATCACGGACGTCCCGGTCATCATCGCCACCGCGCGCGACGACGAGGCCGAGATCGTCCGGCTGCTGAACGCGGGCGCGGACGACTACCTGACCAAGCCGTTCTCGGTGGAGCACCTGTCGGCGCGGATGGCCGCCGTGCTGCGGCGGGCCCGGTCCGCGGCCGCCGAGCCGTCGCCCTCCAGCGTCATCCGCGTCGGCGGTCTGACCGTCGACCCGCTGCGCCGGCAGGCCGAACTGGACGGCGCCCGGCTGGACCTGACCCGGCGCGAGTTCGACCTGCTGGCGTTCCTCGCCGGCCGCCCCGGAGTGGTGGTCCCGCGCCGGGAGCTGCTCGCCGAGGTGTGGCAGCAGTCCTACGGTGACGACCAGACCATCGACGTCCACCTGTCCTGGCTGCGCCGCAAACTGGGCGAGACGGCGGCGCGGCCGCGCTATCTGCACACCCTGCGCGGTGTCGGCGTGAAGCTGGAGCCGCCGGCCGCGCAGCCCGGGGGGACGGAACCGCTGCGATGA
- a CDS encoding cellulose binding domain-containing protein gives MSTHRRRISGRNKMIGGAVAAAVVGGGAVVLGGSAQAASVGAAYTRTSDWSTGYTAQYVVTNDSGRAKAAWKLEFDLPAGSRLSSLWNGESAVSGRHVTVSPPKWDTDGLAAGESVTVGFVVNGQADPTGCLVDGARCSADGGATPEPSGRPTTAGPTAAPSPTASSSASSAPTSPATSPAPSTGSGTGTTGSAGFAPYVDTSLYPAFDLLGSASATGVKDYNLAFVTDGGGCTPKWGGVTDLASDGVASQIGALRAKGGDVRVSFGGASGSELATTCSSAEALAAAYGKAVDLFKLTKVDFDVEGGALPDAAANTRRARAIAELQRQHPGLDVSFTLPVMPEGLTQDGVTLLSDAKANGVKTTTVNIMAMDYGPAYSGDMGTYAEQAATATQAQVKSVFGLSDAAAWKTVAVTPMIGVNDVASEVFTVDDATQLVAFAKSKGLGRLSMWSATRDKQCAGGAKSSADATCSSILQSDSAFSKAFAAFK, from the coding sequence ATGAGCACGCACCGGCGCAGGATCAGCGGCAGGAACAAGATGATCGGCGGCGCCGTCGCGGCGGCCGTGGTGGGCGGTGGCGCCGTCGTCCTCGGCGGCAGCGCGCAGGCCGCGTCGGTCGGGGCCGCCTACACCCGGACCAGCGACTGGTCGACGGGGTACACCGCGCAGTACGTCGTGACGAACGACAGCGGTCGGGCGAAGGCGGCCTGGAAGCTGGAGTTCGACCTGCCGGCCGGATCGCGGCTGAGCTCGCTGTGGAACGGCGAGTCCGCCGTCAGCGGGCGGCACGTGACCGTCTCGCCGCCCAAGTGGGACACCGACGGGCTCGCCGCCGGGGAGTCCGTCACCGTCGGGTTCGTCGTGAACGGGCAGGCGGATCCGACCGGTTGTCTCGTCGACGGCGCCCGGTGCTCCGCCGACGGCGGCGCCACGCCGGAGCCGAGCGGACGGCCGACGACCGCGGGCCCGACCGCCGCCCCGAGCCCGACCGCCTCCTCCTCCGCCTCGTCCGCCCCCACCTCCCCCGCGACCTCGCCCGCCCCGAGCACCGGCTCCGGTACCGGCACCACCGGCTCGGCCGGCTTCGCCCCCTACGTCGACACCTCGCTCTACCCCGCCTTCGACCTCCTCGGCAGCGCGAGCGCCACCGGCGTGAAGGACTACAACCTGGCGTTCGTCACCGACGGCGGCGGCTGCACACCCAAGTGGGGCGGTGTGACCGACCTCGCGAGCGACGGCGTGGCCTCGCAGATCGGGGCCCTGCGGGCCAAGGGCGGCGATGTCCGGGTCTCCTTCGGCGGGGCCTCCGGCTCCGAGCTCGCGACCACCTGCTCCTCGGCGGAGGCGCTGGCCGCGGCGTACGGGAAGGCCGTGGACCTGTTCAAGCTGACCAAGGTCGACTTCGACGTCGAGGGCGGCGCGCTGCCCGACGCGGCGGCGAACACCCGTCGCGCCCGGGCGATAGCCGAGCTCCAGCGGCAGCACCCGGGTCTGGACGTCTCCTTCACGCTCCCCGTGATGCCCGAGGGGCTGACCCAGGACGGCGTGACGTTGCTCTCCGACGCCAAGGCGAACGGTGTGAAGACCACCACAGTCAACATCATGGCCATGGACTACGGTCCGGCGTACAGCGGTGACATGGGCACCTATGCCGAGCAGGCCGCCACCGCTACCCAGGCCCAGGTCAAGAGTGTGTTCGGGCTGAGTGACGCCGCCGCGTGGAAGACGGTCGCGGTCACTCCGATGATCGGTGTGAACGACGTCGCGTCCGAGGTCTTCACGGTGGACGACGCCACCCAGCTCGTCGCTTTCGCGAAGTCCAAGGGGCTCGGCCGGCTGTCGATGTGGTCGGCCACCCGGGACAAGCAGTGCGCGGGCGGCGCCAAGAGCTCCGCGGACGCCACGTGCAGCTCGATCCTCCAGTCCGACTCCGCCTTCTCGAAGGCTTTCGCGGCCTTCAAGTGA
- a CDS encoding ABC transporter substrate-binding protein, with the protein MHHVSPSGRLALPSPSRRTLLRGLGGAAVLGAGIPLLSACGGSGTAADPKTVTLGSNASDAVPKKAFADVYAAFRKQSGITVDVNTKDHNTFQEQINSYLQGTPDDVFNWFAGYRMQFFAAKKLASPIDDVWAKIGDNFPEAMKKLSKGADGKYYFVPLTTYPWAVFYRKSVFQQHGYTVPTTWDQLIALCKQMKKDGLVPIAFGDKDAWPAMGTFDQINFRLNGYDFHVELMAGKASWTDAKVKDTFDHWAELLPYHQDGFMGRTWQDAAQTLVAKKAGMYLLGSFVAQQFTDQADLADLDFFAFPEINSAYGQDTVEAPTDGFMVSKSPKNHDGVVKLLEYLGSPAAEELYLKGDPSVVAASGKADTSAYSALQKKAFDMIGGAKSLTQFMDRDSRPDFTSTVMQPSLQKFLQNPKGVDSLLSSIERQKKTIFASA; encoded by the coding sequence ATGCACCACGTCTCTCCTTCCGGCCGCCTCGCCCTTCCCTCCCCGAGCCGTCGCACCCTTCTGCGCGGTCTGGGCGGCGCGGCCGTGCTCGGCGCCGGCATACCCCTGCTGTCCGCGTGCGGCGGCAGCGGCACCGCGGCGGACCCGAAGACCGTCACCCTCGGCTCCAACGCCTCCGACGCGGTGCCGAAGAAGGCGTTCGCCGACGTCTACGCGGCGTTCCGCAAGCAGTCCGGGATCACGGTCGATGTGAACACCAAGGACCACAACACGTTCCAGGAGCAGATCAACTCCTACCTCCAGGGCACCCCGGACGACGTGTTCAACTGGTTCGCCGGCTACCGGATGCAGTTCTTCGCGGCCAAGAAGCTCGCCTCGCCGATCGACGACGTGTGGGCGAAGATCGGGGACAACTTCCCCGAGGCGATGAAGAAGCTCAGCAAGGGCGCGGACGGCAAGTACTACTTCGTGCCGCTGACCACGTATCCGTGGGCCGTCTTCTACCGCAAGAGCGTCTTCCAGCAGCACGGCTACACCGTCCCCACCACCTGGGACCAGCTGATCGCGCTCTGCAAGCAGATGAAGAAGGACGGCCTCGTCCCGATCGCGTTCGGCGACAAGGACGCCTGGCCGGCGATGGGCACCTTCGACCAGATCAACTTCCGTCTCAACGGCTACGACTTCCACGTCGAGCTGATGGCGGGCAAGGCCTCCTGGACCGACGCGAAGGTCAAGGACACCTTCGACCACTGGGCCGAGCTGCTGCCCTACCACCAGGACGGCTTCATGGGCCGCACCTGGCAGGACGCCGCCCAGACCCTGGTGGCGAAGAAGGCCGGCATGTACCTGCTGGGCAGCTTCGTGGCCCAGCAGTTCACGGACCAGGCGGACCTGGCGGACCTCGACTTCTTCGCCTTCCCGGAGATCAACTCCGCGTACGGGCAGGACACCGTCGAGGCGCCCACCGACGGCTTCATGGTCAGCAAGTCCCCGAAGAACCACGACGGCGTCGTCAAGCTGCTCGAGTACCTGGGCAGCCCGGCCGCCGAGGAGCTCTACCTCAAGGGCGACCCCAGCGTCGTGGCCGCCTCCGGCAAGGCCGACACCTCCGCGTACTCGGCGTTGCAGAAGAAGGCGTTCGACATGATCGGCGGCGCCAAGAGCCTCACCCAGTTCATGGACCGCGACAGCCGTCCCGACTTCACCTCCACGGTGATGCAGCCCTCGCTCCAGAAGTTCCTCCAGAACCCCAAGGGCGTCGACAGTCTGCTGTCGTCGATCGAACGCCAGAAGAAGACGATCTTCGCCTCCGCATGA
- a CDS encoding histidine phosphatase family protein — MAPRILLARHGQTEWSLSGKHTGRTDVPLLEEGRRGAKLLGERLHRAPFDGLADVEIRTSPLVRARETCELAGFGDRAAVWDTLMEWHYGAYEGMTPAEIQAVRPGWLIWRDGVPEGETLAEVTARADEAVAWARSADRDVLIFAHGHILRSIGARWLGLPLDFAARIRLNPTSLSVLGWAYGEPAIESWNDLGHLG, encoded by the coding sequence ATGGCACCGCGCATCCTGCTGGCACGGCACGGGCAGACCGAGTGGTCGCTGTCCGGCAAGCACACCGGCCGGACCGACGTGCCCCTCCTGGAGGAGGGCCGCAGGGGCGCCAAGCTGCTCGGCGAGCGGCTGCACCGGGCGCCGTTCGACGGTCTCGCGGACGTGGAGATACGGACCAGCCCGCTGGTGCGCGCGCGGGAGACCTGTGAGCTCGCCGGGTTCGGCGACCGGGCCGCCGTCTGGGACACCCTCATGGAGTGGCACTACGGCGCCTACGAGGGCATGACCCCCGCCGAGATCCAGGCCGTCCGGCCCGGCTGGCTGATCTGGCGCGACGGCGTCCCCGAGGGCGAGACCCTCGCCGAGGTGACCGCCCGCGCGGACGAGGCCGTGGCCTGGGCCCGCTCGGCCGACCGGGACGTGCTGATCTTCGCGCACGGGCACATCCTCCGCTCCATCGGGGCCCGCTGGCTGGGCCTGCCGCTGGACTTCGCGGCCCGGATACGTCTGAACCCGACGTCGTTGTCGGTCCTCGGCTGGGCGTACGGCGAACCGGCGATCGAGAGCTGGAACGACCTCGGGCACCTCGGGTGA